In bacterium, one genomic interval encodes:
- a CDS encoding glucose 1-dehydrogenase, with product MGRLDAKIAIVTGAARGSGALIAKRLIEEGARVVLADILDERGKPVAEELGENARYCHLDITDAEQWQSAVDLAVAEFGELTILVNNAAVLHLEPIENTSVEDYTRVLNVNAIGTFIGVRTAIAPMRAAGSGSIINVSSISGHHPAAGTAAYAASKFAVRGLTKVAALELGRYGIRVNSINPVMGNPEMVFESLGFEGDALQALLSREREKKSVSLSGGEPILRRGEMTDVANAVLFLASDESSFFTGADFNLDGGVTAGTHLGGGIPGAPKNKSSE from the coding sequence GTGGGACGTCTCGATGCGAAAATCGCGATCGTGACCGGCGCAGCGCGCGGATCGGGTGCGCTCATCGCGAAGCGCCTGATCGAAGAGGGGGCACGCGTCGTGCTTGCCGACATCCTCGATGAGAGGGGCAAGCCTGTGGCCGAGGAACTCGGTGAGAACGCTCGCTACTGTCATCTGGATATTACCGATGCTGAACAGTGGCAGTCCGCAGTCGATCTTGCGGTGGCGGAGTTCGGCGAGTTGACGATACTCGTGAACAACGCAGCGGTCCTGCACCTCGAGCCGATCGAGAATACGAGTGTGGAGGACTACACGCGAGTACTCAATGTGAACGCGATCGGTACATTTATCGGTGTACGCACGGCGATCGCGCCGATGCGAGCGGCGGGTAGTGGCTCGATCATCAATGTGTCGTCGATCAGCGGGCATCATCCCGCGGCCGGAACGGCGGCCTACGCGGCCAGCAAGTTTGCGGTGCGCGGCCTGACGAAAGTCGCAGCGCTGGAACTGGGTCGCTACGGAATTCGCGTGAATTCGATCAACCCGGTAATGGGCAATCCCGAGATGGTTTTCGAGTCTCTGGGCTTCGAAGGGGATGCCCTCCAGGCATTGCTCTCGCGAGAACGCGAGAAGAAGAGCGTCTCGTTGAGTGGCGGGGAGCCCATCCTGCGCCGAGGTGAGATGACCGATGTGGCCAATGCAGTGCTGTTTCTGGCTTCGGATGAGAGTTCCTTCTTTACCGGTGCGGACTTCAATCTGGACGGAGGGGTCACGGCCGGAACGCACCTGGGCGGTGGAATTCCCGGCGCGCCCAAAAACAAGTCGAGTGAGTAG